The Polynucleobacter sp. MWH-UH35A genomic interval TCGCCAGCTTTACCCTTTTTGATTGCCCATAAGTTAGTTACCTGAAAATTTTCAGGACCACTCACAACGCTCTCAGTATGAAAGCCAATAGCTTGAAGACGCTTGGCAATTAAATCTTGGCAGCCACCATCAGCCGGTGTAACGGACTGGCAGGCGATGAGAGCCTTAGTCAGCTCAAGTGTGGCGCTCATGGATAGGCTTAGTCGCGGAGTAATTCGTTAATGGCAGTCTTTGCTCTAGTTTGAGCATCAACCTTTTTCACGATGATTGCTGCATATAAGCTGTACTTGCCGCAAGCGGATGGGAGTGAGCCAGGGACAACAACGGAACCAGCCGGAACGCGACCATAGTGCACTTCACCAGTTTCGCGATCGTAGATCTTGGTGCTTTGACCAATGTAGACGCCCATGGATAAAACGGCGTTTTCTTCGATAACTACGCCTTCAACCACTTCAGAGCGGGCGCCGATAAAGCAGTTATCTTCAATGATGACAGGGCCTGCTTGGATAGGCTCAAGAACTCCCCCAATACCAACACCACCAGAAAGATGAACATTTTTACCGATTTGGGCACAAGAACCTACCGTTGCCCAGGTATCAACCATCGTACCTTCTCCCACATATGCGCCAATATTGACGTAAGAGGGCATTAATACGGCATTTTTGCCGATAAATGAGCCGCGGCGGGCTACGGCAGGGGGAACCACTCGGAAACCACCAGCAGCAAAGTCAGCTGCGGAGTAGTTCTCAAATTTGCTGG includes:
- the dapD gene encoding 2,3,4,5-tetrahydropyridine-2,6-dicarboxylate N-succinyltransferase; translated protein: MSQSPQNIIEQAWENRANLSPDSAPGDVRNAVNAVLEGLNAGTIRVAERRDVGKWEVNQWVKKAVLLSFRLEDNKPMSAGGYTQFYDKVPSKFENYSAADFAAGGFRVVPPAVARRGSFIGKNAVLMPSYVNIGAYVGEGTMVDTWATVGSCAQIGKNVHLSGGVGIGGVLEPIQAGPVIIEDNCFIGARSEVVEGVVIEENAVLSMGVYIGQSTKIYDRETGEVHYGRVPAGSVVVPGSLPSACGKYSLYAAIIVKKVDAQTRAKTAINELLRD